The Brassica oleracea var. oleracea cultivar TO1000 chromosome C6, BOL, whole genome shotgun sequence genome includes a region encoding these proteins:
- the LOC106300823 gene encoding uncharacterized protein LOC106300823, whose product MFCASQASTATASHDERSVAARAIDRHNPIIKDGRRSFAAPCSSGDDYIAPYGQLSKVTRIPSSGEGKMIQVLEKGRKSTSGSLLKLSDNISLARKSFGCVAGPACDVTESTPPGSTRYLLGSEPVSSGKDTVVTEEGEPSLAKRGSGAADEEKKMTSSGSDQVVVLRVSLRCNCRGCQGKVKKHLSRMQGVTSFSIDFASKKVTVTGDVTPLEVLGFLSKVKNAQFWTPPPSSLPSANPEN is encoded by the exons ATGTTTTGTGCATCGCAAGCATCGACGGCTACCGCTAGCCATGACGAACGGAGCGTTGCAGCTCGAGCCATCGACCGTCACAATCCCATTATCAAAGATGGTCGGAGATCTTTCGCGGCACCTTGCTCTTCCGGCGACGACTACATTGCACCATACGGTCAGCTTTCGAAAGTTACGAGGATACCCTCCTCCGGTGAAGGGAAGATGATTCAGGTGTTGGAGAAAGGAAGAAAGAGCACTTCAGGGTCGTTGTTGAAGCTCAGTGATAACATCAGCTTAGCGAGGAAGAGTTTTGGATGTGTTGCGGGACCTGCGTGTGACGTTACTGAAAGCACACCTCCTGGTTCTACTAGGTATCTTCTTGGATCCGAACCGGTTTCTTCGGGTAAGGATACGGTTGTAACGGAGGAGGGTGAACCTTCTTTGGCGAAGAGAGGCTCTGGTGCTGCCGACGAAGAGAAGAAGATGACTTCTTCTGGTTCAGACCAG GTGGTTGTTCTTAGAGTGTCTCTTCGCTGTAACTGCAGAGGCTGTCAAGGCAAAGTGAAGAAACATCTATCTAGAATGCAAG GTGTGACATCTTTCAGCATAGATTTTGCATCAAAGAAGGTAACTGTGACTGGAGACGTCACTCCCTTGGAAGTACTAGGTTTCCTCTCAAAAGTAAAAAATGCCCAATTCTGGACACCGCCTCCATCATCACTCCCAAGTGCAAATCCGGAAAACTAA
- the LOC106300822 gene encoding uncharacterized protein LOC106300822 has translation MNRYRVSQHSSRDRLASPVPTSPQGKKQSHKLKSPRSSSSPEFHSFHFEKALSENKLHQDSAHQTNTGLPMKSFLAQEMSKQTEPKRRSPSIIARLMGLDVLPPQSSSHRQQKSVEYQQGSSCDGNKSLTRRSSKEEQKFKDVFEVLDAKRAEGNGNLYHQGRVKAANLTQAEMAFIRQKFMEAKRLSTDEKLRHSKEFNDALEALDSNKDLLLKFLQQPDSSFTKHLHDLQTTPHKPHYSRAPSLKCSNSQRHVDKLPHRHGGGSHTRHASCDTLDLPNMELEKRSELQPTNIVVLKPNLGEPRYAGRAFASPSSTSDEFRADRRLLPCTTNHVRQKSNEDNGLSRRSSRDSGELSKIMSRQRKASYSSAMSFEASGFRGYAGDESSSGSDSASESELVPVTSRARTAFNRKNYHRSLPSKSSSTTSSVSREAKRRLSERWKLTHKYEQEMEISRSGTLAEMLATSDREARPASFNGLSFEEGISKRDERKVQLSELPEPVGISSRDGWKGSSSRSFSKSKTIMSQESTYGYTIVLPKELISRDGLVKGSSSHHSFLSSKSSRPDSNSSPEVNRRPSLTKFLYMNHEIHQKEKLSPSKAGCSFSVDADSDTGDSSASGDIKTALSSEAPNLSTVTSLTDPDVSKMATEDVNHSSVPEPESRESSKEGDQPSPVSVLEASFDDDEVSSSSECFESVSADLQELRMQLQLLKLESATYNEGGMLVSSDEDKEQEEESSTITDEIVISQEDWKSLYLADLLANSRLSDSDHNTVMETTPVDPSLFQDLEKKYSTLKTSTRLERKFLFDQISRKLMQILKQFSDPHPWVKPTRVCQKWDVNKIEETLLDLVTRKEEKPRKDDVEKRELEWLSLEDDTEIIGRDIEEMLTDELIAELVVDAIF, from the exons ATGAACAGATATCGAGTCTCTCAGCACAGTTCCAGAGATCGATTAGCTTCGCCAGTGCCCACTTCTCCTCAAG GAAAGAAACAGAGTCACAAACTCAAGTCTCCAAGATCATCATCATCTCCTGAGTTTCATTCTTTCCACTTTGAGAAAGCTCTAAGTGAAAACAAG CTGCATCAAGATTCTGCTCATCAAACCAACACTGGATTACCAATGAAAAGTTTTTTAGCCCAAGAAATGTCAAAGCAGACAGAACCTAAAAGGAGATCACCAAGCATTATAGCAAGACTGATGGGACTCGATGTCTTGCCCCCTCAGAGTTCTTCCCACAGGCAACAAAAGTCTGTAGAGTATCAGCAAGGCAGTTCTTGTGATGGTAATAAGTCTCTGACAAGAAGGAGCTCAAAGGAGGAGCAAAAGTTTAAAGATGTTTTCGAGGTTTTGGATGCAAAGAGGGCAGAGGGCAATGGAAACTTATATCACCAGGGGAGGGTGAAAGCTGCTAATCTCACCCAGGCAGAGATGGCTTTTATAAGGCAGAAGTTCATGGAGGCTAAGCGTTTATCGACTGATGAGAAGCTTCGTCATTCTAAAGAGTTTAATGATGCGCTTGAGGCTCTGGACTCTAACAAGGACCTCCTGCTGAAGTTTCTCCAGCAACCAGATTCTTCATTCACTAAACATCTGCATGATCTTCAAACCACACCTCACAAGCCACATTACAGTCGAGCTCCGTCTCTCAAGTGTTCAAACAGCCAGAGGCATGTTGATAAGTTGCCTCATCGGCACGGTGGTGGTTCTCATACTAGGCATGCTTCTTGTGACACACTTGACTTACCAAATATGGAGTTGGAAAAGAGAAGTGAGTTGCAGCCAACCAATATTGTTGTTCTGAAACCTAACCTCGGTGAGCCACGTTATGCTGGTAGAGCTTTTGCATCGCCAAGCTCTACTTCAGATGAGTTCAGAGCAGATCGTAGGCTTCTTCCATGCACCACTAATCATGTCAGGCAGAAAAGTAATGAAGACAACGGCCTTTCAAGACGGAGTTCTAGAGATTCTGGAGAATTATCCAAAATAATGTCTAGGCAAAGGAAGGCGAGCTATAGTAGTGCCATGAGCTTTGAGGCTTCAGGATTCAGAGGATACGCAGGTGATGAAAGCTCATCAGGGAGTGATTCCGCCAGTGAATCAGAGCTAGTGCCAGTAACTTCAAGAGCAAGAACCGCCTTTAACCGCAAGAACTACCATCGATCTTTGCCTTCCAAGTCATCATCAACAACATCATCTGTGAGCAGGGAAGCCAAGAGGAGACTCTCAGAGAGATGGAAGCTGACACACAAGTACGAGCAAGAGATGGAAATTAGTAGAAGCGGCACATTAGCTGAGATGCTTGCAACCTCAGATAGGGAGGCAAGGCCAGCAAGTTTTAATGGACTCAGTTTTGAAGAAGGGATTAGTAAAAGGGATGAGAGAAAGGTCCAGTTGTCTGAATTGCCAGAACCGGTTGGAATCAGCAGTAGAGATGGTTGGAAAGGATCATCTTCAAGAAGTTTTTCAAAATCCAAAACCATCATGAGCCAGGAAAGCACTTATGGTTACACAATAGTGCTTCCTAAGGAGTTGATTAGTAGAGATGGATTAGTGAAGGGGAGCTCTTCTCATCACTCTTTCTTGTCAAGCAAATCTTCTAGACCTGATAGTAATAGTTCGCCAGAGGTCAACAGGAGACCAAGTTTAACCAAGTTTCTTTATATGAACCACGAGATTCATCAAAAAGAGAAGCTCTCTCCTTCTAAAGCAGGTTGCAGTTTCTCAGTAGATGCAGATTCAGACACTGGGGATAGTTCAGCTTCGGGTGATATTAAGACGGCATTGTCTTCTGAAGCTCCAAATTTGTCAACTGTCACTTCGTTAACTGACCCT GATGTCTCAAAGATGGCAACTGAGGATGTAAATCATTCTTCGGTTCCTGAACCAGAGTCTCGTGAAAGCTCAAAGGAAGGAGATCAACCAAGTCCGGTTTCAGTTCTAGAAGCTTCTTTCGATGATGATGAGGTTTCATCGAGTTCAGAATGTTTTGAGAGTGTTAGCGCTGATCTCCAAG AACTTAGGATGCAACTTCAGCTTCTTAAACTAGAGTCAGCCACCTACAATGAAGGTGGAATGCTTGTTTCGAGTGATGAAGACAAAGAACAAGAGGAGGAGTCATCAACAATAACTGATGAGATTGTGATCAGCCAAGAGGACTGGAAGTCACTATACTTAGCTGATCTCCTAGCTAACTCCAGGTTGAGTGACTCAGACCACAACACCGTCATGGAAACAACACCTGTAGATCCATCCTTGTTTCAGGATCTTGAGAAGAAGTACTCCACCTTGAAAACCTCAACCCGTTTAGAAAGAAAGTTCCTCTTTGATCAGATCAGCAGAAAGCTAATGCAGATACTAAAGCAGTTTTCGGATCCACACCCTTGGGTTAAACCCACAAGGGTTTGCCAGAAATGGGATGTGAACAAGATAGAAGAGACTCTGCTCGATTTGGTGACAAGAAAAGAGGAGAAACCAAGGAAAGATGATGTGGAGAAGAGGGAGTTGGAGTGGCTGAGTTTGGAAGATGACACTGAAATCATAGGTAGAGATATTGAGGAAATGCTGACAGATGAACTCATAGCAGAGCTTGTGGTAGATGCAATCTTCTAG